AATCACGCGGGACACCGCTGCGCCCGTGGCCGCGGTAGTGCCAGTGGACGATCCGGTGTCGCGCGGCGAAATCGCGCAGGACGTATTTCCAGGCGAATCCGTCGCAGCCGATCCCGTCGCAGCAGACGAGCGCCGGAGCGCCGTTCCCGACCGCCGACCAGTGGATTCGCGTGCCGTCGCGGCCCTCGGCGAATCCCGTTTCGACCCCTTGCAGCTCCGCCTGCATGCCGGAATGGTAGCGCATGTACCTGCCGCACGCTGGCCCGATCCGGCAACGCGTCTTAATATCGGCGGGGATGCACGATCATCTTCACGCAAACGACCGCGCGCATCCCCACGGTCCGGAGCGCGTCGGCGAGCAGCGGCGGCTGGTGCTCGCGCTCGTGGTGGCGATCGTCGCCACGGTGGCAGAAGCGGCGGGCGGGTGGGTATCGAACAGCCTCGCCCTGCTGTCGGATGCGGGACACATGCTGGCGGACGCCGCCGCGATCGGGCTCTCGCTCTTCGCGCTCCGCGTCGCCACCCGACCGGCGGACGCGAAGCGGACCTACGGGTACTACCGTCTCGAAATCCTGGCTGCGCTGGTCAACGGCGGCGCTCTGTTCGCCATCGCCGCGGCGATCGCCGTCGAGGGCTACCGCCGGCTCATGCATCCGGAGCCGGTCCACGTGAGCACCATGGTGCTGCTCGCCTGCCTCGGGATCGCCCTCAACGCGGTCGGCATGTGGATCACCAGCGCCGGAGCGCACAGCAGCATGAACCTGCGCTCCACCTTTCTGCACCTCGCCGGAGATCTGCTCAATTCCGTCGGCGTGCTCGTCTCGGCGGTGCTGATCGCCTGGACCGGGCGGCTCGCGGCGGACCCCATCGTCAGCTTCCTCATCGCTGGGACCATCGTCTGGAGCGCCATCCGGCTCTGCCGCGAAGCGGTCGACGTCCTCCTGGAGGGCGCGCCAGGCCACATCCCGGTCGTCGACGTCTCCTCGGCCATTGCCAACGTGCCGGGCGTGGCGGCGGTGCACGACCTCCACGTCTGGACCATCACCAGCGGGCTTGTGGCGCTGTCCTGCCACATCGTGGTGACCTGCGACGGACCAGGCTGCCGCAGCCACGACGAGATCCTCACCGAAGCAAAGGCGGTGTTGCGCGACCGGTTCGCGATCGAGCACACCACGATCCAGTTCGAGAGCGAGCAGTACCGCCATGAA
The sequence above is a segment of the Deltaproteobacteria bacterium genome. Coding sequences within it:
- a CDS encoding cation transporter; the protein is MYLPHAGPIRQRVLISAGMHDHLHANDRAHPHGPERVGEQRRLVLALVVAIVATVAEAAGGWVSNSLALLSDAGHMLADAAAIGLSLFALRVATRPADAKRTYGYYRLEILAALVNGGALFAIAAAIAVEGYRRLMHPEPVHVSTMVLLACLGIALNAVGMWITSAGAHSSMNLRSTFLHLAGDLLNSVGVLVSAVLIAWTGRLAADPIVSFLIAGTIVWSAIRLCREAVDVLLEGAPGHIPVVDVSSAIANVPGVAAVHDLHVWTITSGLVALSCHIVVTCDGPGCRSHDEILTEAKAVLRDRFAIEHTTIQFESEQYRHEEVVH